In the genome of Myripristis murdjan chromosome 21, fMyrMur1.1, whole genome shotgun sequence, the window GATAGGAACAGACAAATGCTCGGAGGTCCCAGCACGGCATGTCGTTGAACTTCCCATTTCCTGAAAGGCAAAGAAACAATTGAAGATCATCCAGAGACACAGTATTGAATATCATATAAGAAAGCCCTCATCAATCAGTGTCTGCGTGTGTATTCAGAAGAGACTTCAAAAGCAAAAcgtgtgctgtgtgtctcatACCGTATGCCAGGAGCTCCACGCAGTCCTCCACACCTGCAGTGTCATTGGGCTCccctgacagccaatcagcataGGTCCAGCGAGATCCATCCAACCAGATAAAGCGGCCGGTCTGACAGATGAGAGGAGATGCGGGAGTCATTCATTCTGCTCAGTTTTTACTGTCTGTGGGTCATTCTCTTGGTGCAAATATTGTactgatataaaaaataaaaactgacaaataaGAACCGTAACTCAGTGTTGTGCTTTGTATAATGAAGTGTATTTTATAATCTATGACAACTCACGTCCAGGTAGCGAAGTCCCCCAACCCATGTTCGTGTATATCCTCCAATTTCCCGAGACATCATCTGCATCACCTGCCTGTGGATGTTCTCACTTGTGATGGCGGCCAAGTGGCCATTAGGGAAGTTGTCCTGGCAGAAAAACTGTGAGGCAACAGAATAAACATTAATAAGCATTTCCTTATTTAAATCTCTGAAGTTTTACAGTGATACAGGTGACAATTCAGGAGTGCAGATTATGTTGAACTTACCTCGGCTTCTGCGGCCCTGCTTGGTCCACGGAAAAACCGGTAACACTTCCCCTTATACTCTATGCCAAGGCAAGACTGCCGCTTTGTGGCTGGAAGATGACATTAcaatatttaaatgtttctaATCAGTGGACAAAATTATTGACACCCATGAGCCCAGCACACACATAGAGAGTGTGAATATACACATGTAACGTTTCATTCGGGCTTTACCTTGGCCATGTGGTCCTGATGGGGGAACCAGGAAGTTGACCTCTTGGTCCTCTTGGTTCTCGTCCCTCATCATTACTTCCACCGGCTCCTCTGGAACGACTGGTTCACTAACAAATGGATCATCCATCATCTCAGGCTCTAGTTCCATGACTGGCTCTTCTTGGGCAGTGAGGTAGTCTTCCCCATCTTCTTGTGACAGTGGCTCCAGATCATTAACAGCATCCTGACCCAGAAACTCTGCCCTCAAACCTTGCTCCAGTTTAGACATCTCATCATCACTTGTGTCCTCTTCACTTGGGACGTCCTGAGACAGTGGCTCCAGGTCCATGACTGGCTCTTCTGGCTCATCTGGTTTTTCCATGGCAAGATGCTTTTCCTCAACCTCCAGGCCGGGCTCCGTCTGCACCTCGTGGTCCATCTGACTGTGAACTTCTTGCTCCACTTTAACCTCTGATTCTTTTTTAACTTCAGGCTGTACTTGAACTTCTGGCTCTGCCTTAACCTCTGGCTCTGCCTTAACCTCCGGCTCTGCCTTAACCTCCGGCTCTGCCTTAACCTTCGGCTCTGCCTTAACCTCCGGCTCTGCCTTAACCCCTGGCTCTGCCTTAACCTCCGGCTCTGCCTTAACCTCTGGCTCTGCCTTAACCTCCGGCTTTGCCTTAACCTCTGGCTCTGCCTTAACCTCCGGCTCTGCCTTAACCTCTGGCTCTGCTTTGACCTCTGGCTCTACTTTGACCTCCACCACATCACTTTTCTCTGCACCCCCTGGGACGTCAGACGTTTTCTCCTGCCCCGTAGAGTCTAGTTTAGCCTGTGGCGCAGGCTCTTCCACCACCACATGGCCCTGCACTGGAATCACATCTCCCTGCACAGGGCTCTGGTCATTTTGTGCAACATCACGCTCCAATGGTGGCATCCCTAGAGCCACTGCATGATACAGAgaggtaaaaaatgaaaaaacaccacTGGATGAATGGATATCAATTGATTAATGACTAACTGGCTATTGACATGCAGGTAGAGAAGCATGACTTGCAGAAAAACCTGAATATAAACAATTTAAGTAGGGATGGAGTAGAGAATATTTCCACATAAAGGGTTTTTGTTGGCAAATATACAAACTAAGTTAGTTAATTAACATTATTCTTGACAGATGAATCCCTTATGTGTGTACCTTTATGTTccaagatgtttaaaaaaaggaagtaaaaaagaaaattgactTTGGCTAATTCACGTAACAATAGTTGCAACTATACAGAATTTCTCCCTTGAATCTTCAAACAAATTGAACACTGAATTGAaacaacacacatatacactacaatccaatacaactgttgtgccataaagtttacttttatgatgcttaAAATGCTCacgttttcttttttgcacagtaacagaggtgctcattcaattctgtgtttggcatcgagctcatagttagtgctgctgttgtactggactgcattttattgaaaaccgtttccactattttgtcccccctcatgtatatacatagtgaggacaaaaaatgagaaacacctcgcaatataatgtagtccaatacaagacctctgcaaactacagcctctataataaacacagaattaaatttacacattctccaaattgtcaacaaaaactgaccattataaactttattaaaaggtagaactgatggcagagctgttgaccatagctgcattagactgtacaggtggagctgatgaagtgtgTATGTTTATCCCTGAGAATCTAcatgtattaattttatgtaTAGTATCTGTGTTGAAAGTCGCCCAGAAGTCCTCAATCACATAATTATAGGatattttttaatgcagttGCTTCCTCCTTCAGAGGATCCTTGGGCTTGTGGACTTAATGACTGGGCACATTCCAGAAGGAAACAAACACGCTACAACAAACCACTTTGCTCTAAAGGATCACACTGGATCTGacttgacttttgtttttatttgtcattacgTTTGCCTTGCAAAGAGTAAAATGATGGTGTAGTGCCTAAAGGAAAAGACAGCTGGGTACACATGAAACTTAGCTGATCTAATTAGCGAGtcaaagtaaaaacagaaatagagacCACAACTGGAAAAACTTACCGGCCAGGCTCAGTGAGAGCAGAGATAATACCTTCATTTTTGATCTAGGCAGAAAGTTGAGAGAATTATTAGAACTGAATTAAAAACGCCACGATTGGCACTTGATGAATAATTCATTACGTAAATTAATAATGACTAATAAATATTAAGATTCTGTGTTGAAATTCATGAGGAGTATACATACAGTGCATGCATGTAAGCTGGGTTTTTGAGTATTTTCTTCCTACCTGTGCTTCTGTGATCCCTCTTGTCTTTGTGACTGTTTTTGATTCTCTGTGTTTCCTTATGGCTCTCCTGCTTTTTATGAACAGCAAGAGCCGTTCCCTTTTTAATTTCACCCGTTGTCAGTGAGTAATAAAGTACGTCTGTGGCCCTTCCCGTTAGCCGGACATTATCAAAAgcctcattttttctcttttgtttcctGCTGGAATGTGCCCAGTCACTAAGTCCACAAGTCCAAGGTTCCTCTGAAGGAGGAAGCaactgcattaaaaaatattCTATAATTATGTGTGATTGAGGACTGCTGGGTGACTTTCAACACAGATACTatacataaaattaattcatgtaGATTCTCAGTATGGAAATAGGGATAAACATAtgcactttatcagctccacctgtacagtctaatgcagttcaatgcaacagctccgCCATCAGTTCTACcgttaaataaagtttatacTGTTCACTTTTTGTTGACAATGTgaagaatgtgtaaatttaattctgtgtttattattgaggctgtagtttgcagaagTCTTGTACcagactacattatactgagaggtgtttctaatttttttgtcctccctatttatatacatgagggggggacaaaatagtggaaacggttctcaataaaatgcagttcagtacaacagcaacactaactatgagctcgatgccaaacacagaattgaatgAGCATTACtactctattactgtgacaaaaagtgttataggcatcataaaaataaactttatggcacaacagttgtattggattgtattagactgcACAGGTGGATCTAACCGAGTGGCCACTGAGCATACATATTAACAGAAGTTTTATCAAATCAATTAAGGGTCACAATTAGTTTAAAGATCACACCACGTGGCAAACTCTCACCATGTGATGTTTGGCGAAGGTGGCTTGACGTCAGTAGAGCGAATCAGCAGTAAGGAAGTAAATCTAGAAAATCAGCATACAGCATCAAGGAAATGGATATTTCTTGAAACAACCTGCCATGTGACCAGTGTACAAACACCTTTATCTGACCCCATTAGGGCTGAAGATAACTGTCCCTATTCAGCACCTATGGTAATAAATTTATATTAGCTAAAAGTTAACCTGCCTCATGTGTCTGGTGAGATCATGAGAAGACTTCctttattattttgcatttctttctttctttctttctttctttctttctttctttctttctttctttctacaaGCATAACCCAACCCCTTCTACTGCATTTAGTACTACTTCAGGTACTTCAGCTCCTTCTGTTAGTATCACTAGTACTACTACTCTCAGTCAGGGTTGGGAGGGTTACTTTAGAAATGTTTTCCAATACAATTACAGATTACCTGTTGAAAAATATATTCGGTAACTTACTCTACGcatcacaatattacagtaATGGAATCGGATTACTTTGAGTTGCTTTAGGATTACTTCAAtgccaaatacaaaaaagacaaaaagaaaagatatcGATAATATTTTTACTCAAATGCATTTTGTAtgaaacatcaaaacaacacaaactcagAAAGGAGAGCTTCCACTTGACTGGACTCTGATGCGATCCTCATTTTCTGATTTAAACACAAAGTTGTGAAAATATTTCCACGCAGGGAGGGCACATTTTTCACTTGGAGACATGGTGCTGGCCCCTGGTGGGTGTTACTGCCATGCTGCACTGTGCATTtgtcatagtagtagtataataaatgataatataaaaatacatttattttatattatttttaaaaatataatccTGTAAAATAATATCTGTTTTGACAAGTCATATCATTAAtctgaatgtctttttttttcttcagggtttttttttgtaagtgtaTCGGAATATTAttcaaaatacaggaaaattaaatttttttgtatCTTGATTACATAATGCCCATTACTGTATTGTTTCAACTTAGGCTATTATTGCTAATGAAAACTATAATGAAATAGCAAAGTAAAAAACAATGTTATTACAATAACTCAAATAAAACTCAACTAACTGACAgataactgaaactgtattgtgtgtttacaaaagtaaaatacactaaaattacagagaaaatgtctttagtttttgtgTTGGTCCATTTCTTTCATGAGCGCGGTGTTTTGGGTGGATCTATCCTCCATTGCTGTGCCAGTTTTACTCCAGCAGGTGGCTAATATCCTTCAGCCAGCACAGCAAGACATGTTTGAAGACTGACACTGACAAAGACtccacaatacaaaaaaaaataaatcaataaaatgtcataaCTATAATAACTTTGCACCAGAgcaacaaacagagcagaaatcCTTGGAAGATGGCCGTTTCTGAGATGCTGCAACACGAGTGTCTGGCATGAAACATCACGTGACTTCTAATGCTGTTAAATTGATTTCTAATGTTGTTCCAGTGTTCAGTTTGTTCTAATGTTCAGTTCAACAGGAGCTGAATCTGCATtatacttacacacacacacacacacacacacacacacacacacacacacacacttacatacactATATTTATACGAGCCTCATTgtctggaggaggaggctgtTTGTGTAAAAGGAGATGTGTACCTAATAAATTGGGTATtgagtactgtgtgtgtgtgtgtgtgtgtgtgtggtatgggTCATGTTCATGGTACAGCAGCTGGGATTGTTACTTGTGAACAGGTGCTGCAGCAGAGATTTTGTGcgtctgtgtttctctctctctctccctctccctctctctctttctctctctgtaccccCCACTCACATCTCCACGTGTGcataagcatgtgtgtgtctgtatgggggccagtgtgtgcatgcgcatatGGCCACAAATGtaagcatgtgtgcacacaagtGAGTgacagtgtgctgctgctgctgctgctgtgtgtgtgtatgtgtgtgtgtgtatgtgtgtgtgatggtggtgaGAAACATAATAGCCATAACAGTAAAGAACAAGGACACAGTAGCTCAGCCAGCTGTCCCCTCCTGAGTCTTCCTCCAAAACCGCCTCCTCTTACATCAAACACCGTCTCCCTGCACGCTGTCACACGGAAACCTCACGACTGCATGCAGTTTCAGTGATTTTCACGTTTTAACTTTGGTTGATAGATCCCACTTGATTCAATTCTACCTGCCCTTAGGGGTATGAAACCTTTTCAGCCTCCCCTGGATAAAATTCACAGTGCTCAAGCTGTGGAGTTTTCAAACTGGGCCTCCAAAGGCACCAGGAATAGCCTACTTTAATGTCACTGTCATTTAATTCACTAGTTATGatacaaaaaatgtatgagtgattatttcaaCATTATGTTTTACTCTGatcacattttatctttttgtgAGAGTTCAAGTGAATCTAATCGATTTAATACTTACCTAATATTAACGCAAAGCAAAGTGCCTTTTTCTGTCTGGGACAGAAATCCAAAATTCAACTTCAACTTGTTGAAGTTGAATTTTGtctgaaacattaaaaaaaagtttcaaaaccTCCCGCATTAAACATTAACAAGGAGGCCTGCAGTTTGCTGTCAGCTGCACGTGTTTTTTGAGTagaatgcttttattttgaaacgtTCTGTATTTTAAAGTGTGAAAGTTTAATTTGCAATTTTTGATTATTTGCAGGGAGGAATGAAActgttgattatttattttttgtgtcatCATTAGAGGTATTCCAGCTCGCACAATGGCACTGTATAACAGACTATTGGATTTATTTAAAGTGCAATTTAGATCAAATAAAGGCACTGTTTCACGTCAAAATAAAACGACCACATACTGTAGCCTATGTTCTCCCTGGTGTTTTGCTCTGTCTGATAAGAAAGTGCTAAACAAACATCAGACAGCCTCTTGAACTCCTCTGTGAACATTATCACCACTCCCACGGGTGCGCGCACCCCCTCTACCCCCTCCCGCGCGCCCCAACCCCCCAGGCTACATGGTGCGAGAGCGCGCCTGCAGTTGATGAAACTTGCCGGGAgttgagcagtgtgtgtgtgtgtgtgtgtgtgtgtgtgtgtgtgtgtgtgtgtgtgtgtgtgtgtgtgtgtgtgtgttgaaaccAGTTGCAGCCCGGCGGTCAGagtcatcacacacacgcacacacacatatacacccgGGGAGCTGTCCACACACACCGCGCCGCTCTGAGGGTCCACACAACATGAACACCGTCAAGATTTTGgctcttcctctcctcgtcGCCGTGATGCAGAGTGAGATATTCCCATTTTACAAACTCGATTATTATCTGGACAATCATTATAGACCAGGATATAATATCCCCTAAAGGTTGATGTTGTAGAAATATTATATTCTGTAAAGTATGGTGTCTAAATGTGGTTTGTGTTAGCCTGCTCAGCAAGGAGTTTTCTTCTGGCACTTGTGGTCTCCTTTTgcattattgttgtaatattgcTGTGATTTTCCTACACATGAGTTCATTTTTACAGCCTCCTTTACTGATTGTTCAGTGTTGCCTATATTTCATTCCATTTCAAAAAACCTGAGGTCATTGGGCCAATTTAGTCTCAAAAGTTtcagaaaatggaaagaaattTGATAAGGAGCTTCCATAAAAAAAGGATGGATGAGACTTTAATTTAATAGTTACAACTGGGGATGCAAGggattaaaaacaattaaaattacAGAGCAAAGACAATGAGTTTTGATGTAGTAGATAATAAAAAGATGCCAATAGTGGAAACTATCCAAATAACTAACTATaaactacttaaaaaaaacatcattgacTTGGCTGTGAAAGTCAGAAAAGCTTGAGGATAGATTTAAATGatattctgtaaaaaaaaaaaaaaaaaaaaaaaaaaaagatagactTGATGATTCGTTATGTATTGGATTTGAGGCAGTCTGACTGgattaatatttttttgactcatcgtgtgtttgtgtgagtgtgtgttgtgtgtaggGGAGGTGTGTGGGAGTACTTTGATGTGTGATGTGAGCGACTGGGAGTGTCTGGGCTTCGTGTTTACACTGGCCGCTCTCTGATGCTGCTTCAAGCCCAGATCCAGAGTGTGATGAGGCAGGTCACACGGCCTCTGGAGGAGATCCCGCCTCGGTGTGCAGATAGCCCCCGCCTGACCCCGATGTTAACTGGGCACAGATGAAACCAAACACTCACTATCTGGAAGCTGCATTGAAGTTTCTGAGGGAATCTTAACAGGCAGAGGCTATGTTCCAAACAACATGTTTTATGCAGCCGATAATTGCatacaagtatgtgtgtgtgtgtgtgcgtgtgcatcaGGACCAATTATCCTTTGAATCCTTCAGTGTGAGGCTGCTTTCAGTGGGTTAAAGTTTTAGATCAGAATTAGTTTTGCATTTAAATTAGAGTAAGAGTTAAAGTTAAAGGGGTATTTTCAGTACTTTTGTTTGCCTATCATTTATGATTGTACATCACAGAACATCACTGCTCGCTtcagcgaagaaaatgaaaaggaaatgatGAGTGTCCTTTTTGAGGAAGGAAAATTCACAGAGCAGTCAAATGCATCCTGAAATTGTCCATCCAAAAAATCTTTGCAAATTGTGCTTCCTAAAAagtttaaattaacatttacgATAAAAGCCCACAAAACTGGAGTTTACATCCAGACTGTTCTGCTGTTTGCTCGGCCACGTTCACTTGAACTTGGACCTCAGAATCTCAGTCTTGACCTGCAACAAGACTGTGTTTGTGGTATTAATACAAGAAAAAAGGATGCTCTTTTGCTAACAATAAATTAGAAAGAAAATCTTCTCTACATGGTGGATTAGATACAGTAAATATCAAGCAAGACAAATCCACATCATTGTTTTCACAATGCCCATGTTCATTTAATATTTCtcttctgggtttgatttcCCAGCCAGTTAGTACATGTATGGTCACGGATGTTCGAGCTTCCCACCAGTGTGTGAATTCAGCATTAGAGGTGATATAGTCAGTTCAATGTTAAATTATCACCAATGGTTAAATGACTGAAAATCCattcaaaaaaagtaaaaaaaagtgctttatacttgtgcaaaaacacaagtatggttctttaaagttAGAGGTGAGGGAATGGATGTAGTCAGTCCTCACAAGTATAGCAaagcaaactgtgtgtgtgcgtgtgtgtgtgtgtgtgtgtgtgtgtgtgtgtgtgtgtgtctcctggggtggggaattgaacagAGATATGTACAAGTGTGATTGTGTTGATACCCTCTGTTGGGCCAGCTGAACAGGGTAAGGTTACTGTGATATAGAGGGGCTTTGTCTGCGCAAAACCATGCTTtccatgcatgtgcatatgtcccccctcaccccccaacacacacacacacacacacacacacacacacacacacacacacacacgctttccCTTGAAGTTTCCTCTCTCTAAGCACTCTTTTCATACTAAACAAGAACCAGATTTTACACGAGTGTTCTTCATTTTCTATGAAAGCTCATTAACATTTGGTGTCTCATGCATTTTTGCACAGtatatttcatttgtgtgtatatctgtacaTGTTAGTGCAGAGTATtagtgtgagagtgtgtctgCTGAAGGGACAGAGGGGGTTATCAGGtcaggacagagcagctctcacaGAGCCATCCATCACCTGCATTCCTGCACTGCAGCGCTCCTGGCACCaccaggctgcacacacactctgtgggTTCCCCAGcacctctttctgtctgtatcCACACAAAATACGAAAGCTGATGCATGTGCACAAATTCTGCAGGAGGAATTTAAAGTATTTGTGACTTTATTTATGTGGGTGATGTGGGTGAAAATGTGAGGATTTCGATGTGGGAGTCTCCTTGTCTTTTTATCCTCCTTTATGTCCTTATCTGCACGTCTGGTCTTGCTCACTGTAAGGGAATCCACAAGACATGGTGTACCCCAATTCTATAAATTCATAGAATATAATTTCTTGTGTAAAATACATTGAACATGTTATAAATGAAACGTTTtttgtagagagagagaaacctggCTAAGACTGCAGCATAACACAAGAATACACCAAAATTACAAGAAAGGACAACATAAGGGCTACAATTAGTTGTCAGGAACAACTAATTAAAGCTTAGATCATTAAAGATACTGATCAATACTCGATTAATCAGATGGTCAAAGGTTATTCTGTTTGTCTTCATGAATGTGACGAGAAAGGTTGTTACGATTGTAgtgaagaccaaatgaaaaaaaaaaaaaaatctccggCTGTGATATGTGGTGAGCTGACAGTTTGATCCAACACATGATAACAGCTGATCCTCTCGCTGCAGGTCCTGCCTGCCTGTCGGTGACTGTGAGCAGCAGTAAGCCCAAAGTGGAGGTCCACGAGCACACAGGTGAGAGCGGGGATCAGCGTCAGGGCTGGATGACACTTTATTTATGGGTCAATATCATTCCTCTAAAGCCAAACGAGCAGATTGCTGCAGCACCAAGCTGAGTGCTGATTGAGTTTCTGTGCGTACACATTAGTCGTGACAAAATACCAAACTGATTGCAACAGTTTTTGCAGGGGAAGCAGGTTCTGGATCTGACGGGTCTCAGTGTATCGTCTAACAAGTGACAGTAAAGTGTCTTTAGAAAGTCGACCGAGTTTCCAGTGAAGCTCACAACTCTATGAAAGGCAGCTGATAGATTTTCTCTGATGTAGACATATCAGATATGTCTGGGCTAGAGTTAATCTACAGCAGGGGTTTTCAAAATTTTACATGATCTTGACACCCAA includes:
- the LOC115380073 gene encoding macrophage mannose receptor 1 encodes the protein MDHEVQTEPGLEVEEKHLAMEKPDEPEEPVMDLEPLSQDVPSEEDTSDDEMSKLEQGLRAEFLGQDAVNDLEPLSQEDGEDYLTAQEEPVMELEPEMMDDPFVSEPVVPEEPVEVMMRDENQEDQEVNFLVPPSGPHGQATKRQSCLGIEYKGKCYRFFRGPSRAAEAEFFCQDNFPNGHLAAITSENIHRQVMQMMSREIGGYTRTWVGGLRYLDTGRFIWLDGSRWTYADWLSGEPNDTAGVEDCVELLAYGNGKFNDMPCWDLRAFVCSYPL